Part of the Geobacter pickeringii genome, ATCCGCGCGGCGCGCTGGTCATCCTCCATCTCGGGGTCGTCGCCACCGCCGTCTCCTACATCCTCTTCGCCCGCGGGCTGAAGACCGTATCGGTGGCGAACGCGGTCACCCTCTCCCTGGCCGAGCCCCTCACCGCCACCATCCTCGGCGTCGCGGTGGTGAGGGAGCATCTCACCCCCACGGCTCTCTGCGGCGTCCTCCTCCTCTTCAGCGGCCTGGCGATCCTCGCCGTCAATCCGCGCCGCCCGCCCGCCCCGTAACGCGAACCCCCAGCAGAAGCTCCTTCAGGGGAGGCTTTTCCCGCTCCCACGCCCGCCGCTGGACGAGGCGGACGGTTGCCGTGCCGGGGGCGAGGGCGGTGATGACGACCTCCTCGTCCCTGCTGTACCCCGGAGGGAGTGGTCCCCCCGTCGGGAGGGTCGGTGGAAGGGGGAGGAACTCTTTCGTGACCCTCACCGCCTCCCCGTCGCCCGTCAC contains:
- a CDS encoding protease inhibitor I42 family protein, with amino-acid sequence MEATDIRLAVGETHRLRLTGRGSAGYGWEMSVTGDGEAVRVTKEFLPLPPTLPTGGPLPPGYSRDEEVVITALAPGTATVRLVQRRAWEREKPPLKELLLGVRVTGRAGGAD